A single region of the Silene latifolia isolate original U9 population chromosome 8, ASM4854445v1, whole genome shotgun sequence genome encodes:
- the LOC141597425 gene encoding uncharacterized protein LOC141597425 → MASEVEKSVTQEEVVSMELPAPPGWKKQFFPKRGGTPKKNEIVFTSPTGEEIHNQRQLQKYLKSHPGGPPASEFDWGTGETPRRSARISEKVKSSPESEPPLKKSKRSSASKKDKADSVDGDASAVDGEASAEEKKKDDDFQMEDAENAEEEKTADKQDADFVKDVGKEDQPENEDTKDKPENEDTIMEKKDDQPENKDTEDQPENEDTKDQPENEDTIMERNEDALESKEVAQEDQAKNKESTVERKEDVLESKEVGKDDQPENKDTEDQPENKDTKDQPENEDTIMERKDDQPENKDTEDQTENKDTKDQPENEDTIMERNEDALESMEVAQEDQAENKESTVDRKEDVLESKEVEKEDLPENKDSTVERTEDVIESKEDQRNADEPNDVKNTVIDVSQEIKQDIVEEVKPEGAGVPHSDTNKPDVLQAPDAAYIEAKLSKNNGAKENGDVETGKNMMEVNMNGGESGEAKP, encoded by the exons ATGGCAAGTGAAGTGGAGAAAAGTGTTACACAAGAAGAAGTTGTGTCAATGGAGCTTCCTGCTCCTCCTGGTTGGAAGAAACAG TTCTTTCCAAAGCGAGGAGGCACCCCAAAGAAAAACGAAATTGTGTTCACTTCACCAACAGGGGAGGAGATACACAACCAAAGGCAGCTGCAAAAGTACCTGAAATCACACCCTGGAGGCCCACCAGCGTCCGAATTTGACTGGGGTACTGGTGAGACCCCTAGGAGATCCGCGCGTATTAGCGAGAAAGTCAAATCCAGCCCGGAAAGTGAACCTCCTCTGAAAAAGAGCAAGCGATCCTCCGCCTCTAAGAAAGATAAGGCGGATAGCGTAGATGGTGATGCATCAGCTGTAGATGGCGAGGCATCAgctgaagaaaagaagaaagatgaCGACTTCCAAATGGAAGACGCTGAAAATGCCGAGGAAGAGAAGACTGCTGACAAGCAGGATGCGGATTTTGTAAAGGATGTTGGAAAAGAGGACCAACCTGAGAATGAAGACACAAAGGACAAACCTGAGAACGAAGACACAATTATGGAGAAAAAAGACGACCAACCTGAGAATAAAGACACCGAGGACCAACCTGAGAATGAAGACACAAAGGACCAACCTGAGAACGAAGACACAATTATGGAGAGAAACGAGGATGCTCTCGAGTCTAAGGAAGTTGCACAAGAGGACCAGGCCAAGAATAAAGAATCAACCGTTGAGAGAAAGGAGGATGTTCTTGAATCTAAGGAAGTTGGAAAAGACGACCAACCTGAGAATAAAGACACAGAGGACCAACCTGAGAATAAAGACACAAAGGACCAACCTGAGAACGAAGACACAATTATGGAGAGAAAAGACGACCAACCTGAGAATAAAGACACAGAGGACCAAACTGAGAATAAAGACACAAAGGACCAACCTGAGAACGAAGACACAATTATGGAGAGAAACGAGGATGCTCTCGAGTCTATGGAAGTTGCACAAGAGGACCAGGCCGAGAATAAAGAATCAACTGTGGATAGAAAGGAGGATGTTCTTGAATCTAAGGAAGTTGAAAAAGAGGACCTGCCTGAGAATAAAGACTCAACTGTGGAGAGAACGGAGGATGTTATCGAGTCTAAGGAAGATCAGAGAAATGCAGATGAGCCAAACGATGTGAAAAATACTGTCATTGATGTTTCTCAGGAAATCAAACAGGACATCGTGGAAGAAGTAAAACCTGAGGGAGCGGGCGTCCCACATTCTGACACTAATAAACCTGATGTGTTGCAAGCACCTGATGCTGCCTACATAGAAGCAAAACTGAGCAAGAATAACGGTGCAAAAGAGAATGGAGATGTGGAGACAGGCAAGAATATGATGGAGGTGAACATGAATGGAGGCGAGTCAGGCGAGGCAAAGCCTTGA
- the LOC141597426 gene encoding thylakoid lumenal 16.5 kDa protein, chloroplastic: MTATSFLSTANTFTHLTSLTPTSSSSSFCLKKHNVTQHLVCKASSSSVEHVTLSKRSFAMSISSVVLLSLAGRVNATPLEAEDDLELLEKVKQDRKKRLERQSIINSSVKEKGYLQEVVYKLSEVGQAIEKDDFNAASSVLGSDWISKANSAFGKLTESAEEKAEADAFNASISELKSSVSNKDVELAKLAFVSSAVAFEKWTTLTGLNGQLKGL; the protein is encoded by the exons ATGACAGCAACCAGCTTCCTCTCTACTGCTAACACCTTCACCCATCTCACCTCACTTACACcaacatcatcatcttcatcattttgCCTTAAAAAACACAATGTAACACAACATCTAGTGTGTaaggcatcatcatcatcagtaGAACATGTAACTTTGAGCAAGAGAAGCTTTGCAATGAGCATTTCGTCTGTGGTTCTGCTGTCATTAGCCGGTAGAGTTAACGCGACGCCTTTAGAAGCCGAGGATGATTTGGAACTCTTGGAGAAAGTTAAGCAAGATAGGAAAAAAAGGCTTGAAAGACAAAGCATTATCAATTCTTCTGTTAAGGAGAAAG GATATTTGCAGGAAGTTGTATACAAATTAAGCGAGGTGGGTCAAGCTATCGAGAAGGATGATTTCAACGCTGCAAGTTCAGTCCTCGGTTCTGATTGGATTAGCAAGGCTAATTCTGCATTTGGCAAG CTAACTGAAAGTGCTGAAGAGAAGGCGGAAGCTGATGCGTTCAATGCCTCTATTTCTGAACTGAAATCTTCAG TGAGTAACAAAGATGTGGAATTGGCAAAGCTCGCCTTCGTATCTTCAGCTGTTGCCTTTGAGAAATGGACGACACTGACAGGGTTAAATGGGCAACTCAAAGGCCTCTAA
- the LOC141597427 gene encoding uncharacterized protein LOC141597427 isoform X1: MADSNAPSTPEKQKADSNEPSTPEKQKVKMADSNAPSTPEKQKVKMADSNSPSTPEKQKVEMADSNLFSSLENEKVIGTALSEMEYRVQLFNTLSHTCFSKCVDRRYKEGELNLGETTCVNRCVAKYYQVNNMVGQLLAYGKHRR, translated from the exons ATGGCCGATAGTAATGCACCTTCCACTCCTGAGAAGCAAAAG GCCGATAGTAATGAACCTTCCACTCCTGAGAAGCAAAAG GTAAAGATGGCCGATAGTAATGCACCTTCCACTCCTGAGAAGCAAAAG GTAAAGATGGCCGATAGTAATTCACCTTCTACTCCTGAGAAGCAAAAG GTTGAAATGGCCGATAGTAATTTATTTTCTTCCCTTGAGAACGAAAAG GTCATTGGTACAGCACTAAGTGAGATGGAGTACAGAGTACAACTGTTCAACAC GCTTTCGCATACTTGCTTCAGTAAATGTGTCGACAGAAG GTACAAGGAAGGTGAACTTAATCTTGGTGAAACGACTTGCGTTAATCGCTGTGTTGCGAAGTATTATCAG GTGAACAACATGGTTGGTCAGTTGCTCGCATATGGTAAACATCGCAGGTAA
- the LOC141597427 gene encoding uncharacterized protein LOC141597427 isoform X2, producing MADSNAPSTPEKQKVKMADSNAPSTPEKQKVKMADSNSPSTPEKQKVEMADSNLFSSLENEKVIGTALSEMEYRVQLFNTLSHTCFSKCVDRRYKEGELNLGETTCVNRCVAKYYQVNNMVGQLLAYGKHRR from the exons ATGGCCGATAGTAATGCACCTTCCACTCCTGAGAAGCAAAAG GTAAAGATGGCCGATAGTAATGCACCTTCCACTCCTGAGAAGCAAAAG GTAAAGATGGCCGATAGTAATTCACCTTCTACTCCTGAGAAGCAAAAG GTTGAAATGGCCGATAGTAATTTATTTTCTTCCCTTGAGAACGAAAAG GTCATTGGTACAGCACTAAGTGAGATGGAGTACAGAGTACAACTGTTCAACAC GCTTTCGCATACTTGCTTCAGTAAATGTGTCGACAGAAG GTACAAGGAAGGTGAACTTAATCTTGGTGAAACGACTTGCGTTAATCGCTGTGTTGCGAAGTATTATCAG GTGAACAACATGGTTGGTCAGTTGCTCGCATATGGTAAACATCGCAGGTAA
- the LOC141597427 gene encoding uncharacterized protein LOC141597427 isoform X3: protein MADSNAPSTPEKQKADSNEPSTPEKQKVKMADSNSPSTPEKQKVEMADSNLFSSLENEKVIGTALSEMEYRVQLFNTLSHTCFSKCVDRRYKEGELNLGETTCVNRCVAKYYQVNNMVGQLLAYGKHRR, encoded by the exons ATGGCCGATAGTAATGCACCTTCCACTCCTGAGAAGCAAAAG GCCGATAGTAATGAACCTTCCACTCCTGAGAAGCAAAAG GTAAAGATGGCCGATAGTAATTCACCTTCTACTCCTGAGAAGCAAAAG GTTGAAATGGCCGATAGTAATTTATTTTCTTCCCTTGAGAACGAAAAG GTCATTGGTACAGCACTAAGTGAGATGGAGTACAGAGTACAACTGTTCAACAC GCTTTCGCATACTTGCTTCAGTAAATGTGTCGACAGAAG GTACAAGGAAGGTGAACTTAATCTTGGTGAAACGACTTGCGTTAATCGCTGTGTTGCGAAGTATTATCAG GTGAACAACATGGTTGGTCAGTTGCTCGCATATGGTAAACATCGCAGGTAA
- the LOC141597427 gene encoding mitochondrial import inner membrane translocase subunit TIM10-like isoform X4, translating to MADSNAPSTPEKQKVKMADSNSPSTPEKQKVEMADSNLFSSLENEKVIGTALSEMEYRVQLFNTLSHTCFSKCVDRRYKEGELNLGETTCVNRCVAKYYQVNNMVGQLLAYGKHRR from the exons ATGGCCGATAGTAATGCACCTTCCACTCCTGAGAAGCAAAAG GTAAAGATGGCCGATAGTAATTCACCTTCTACTCCTGAGAAGCAAAAG GTTGAAATGGCCGATAGTAATTTATTTTCTTCCCTTGAGAACGAAAAG GTCATTGGTACAGCACTAAGTGAGATGGAGTACAGAGTACAACTGTTCAACAC GCTTTCGCATACTTGCTTCAGTAAATGTGTCGACAGAAG GTACAAGGAAGGTGAACTTAATCTTGGTGAAACGACTTGCGTTAATCGCTGTGTTGCGAAGTATTATCAG GTGAACAACATGGTTGGTCAGTTGCTCGCATATGGTAAACATCGCAGGTAA